The DNA region TGTCGCCGGTCCGCACAAAGTCACGTCCATACCCAAAGTTTTCATTCCCCATACGTTGCTTCTTGCGACGCGGCTGTGAAGAATATCGCCGATTATCGCAACTTTTACGCCTTCAAGCCTTCCGAGTTTCCGGCGAATCGTCATTATATCCAAAAGCGCCTGCGTGGGATGCTCGTTAAACCCGTCGCCGGCGTTTATTACCACCGCGTTGGAAAATTCGGTTATAAAACCCGGAACTCCGCTTGCCGAATGCCTGACGACAATCATATCTATTTTCATCGCTTCTATATTCTGAACAGTATCTTTGAGCGATTCGCCTTTGCTGACCGAACTTTGCGAAACCGAAAAGTTAAGCGGATTTGCGCCGAGCCGCTTTTGAGCCAATTCAAACGAAATTCGTGTGCGCGTAGAATTTTCATAAAACAAATTTACGACGGTTTTACCTTTGAGTAACCCGGAAACGGTATTTTCGCCGTTCAGGGTGTCACAAAATTTGTCGGCAGTGTCCAAAATAGTTACAATATCGTCTTTACAAACGTCTTTGAGACCGAGCAGATGTTTAATTTTCAGCATTTTTCCCTGCAAAATTTATCCGACCAACGTACGAATAGCCTTGTCAAAATCAGCCGCCTTTTTCTTTGCGGCTTCTTCGCCGTCGCTGTAAACGGAAGCGTAAAATTTAATTTTCGGTTCGGTTCCCGAAGGTCTTGCGGTAATGACCGTTTCGTCCTCTAAAATAAACTGCAAAACATTTGATTTCGGAAGTAAAATCTTTGCTTTTTCTTTTCCGTCCGACGATAAAACTTGTGACGTTTTGTAGTCTTTAACTTCTACTACTTTGACAGCGTTTATCGTTGCAGGAATCTTTTCACGCAATCTTTTCATAATAGAATCCATTTTCGCAATTCCCGCCTGCCCTTCAAAGTCAAGGTTAATAAGCGTTTCCTGATAAAAACCGAACTGTTTCCATAAATTGCGCAACTGCTGTAAAATAGAACGTCCCTGACTCCTGTGGAAAAGCGTCATTTCCGCAGTCATAACCGCCGCGCTTACCG from Chitinispirillales bacterium includes:
- a CDS encoding aspartate carbamoyltransferase catalytic subunit, whose product is MLKIKHLLGLKDVCKDDIVTILDTADKFCDTLNGENTVSGLLKGKTVVNLFYENSTRTRISFELAQKRLGANPLNFSVSQSSVSKGESLKDTVQNIEAMKIDMIVVRHSASGVPGFITEFSNAVVINAGDGFNEHPTQALLDIMTIRRKLGRLEGVKVAIIGDILHSRVARSNVWGMKTLGMDVTLCGPATFLPQHPELLGVKTTTNIYEAIRDADAVMLLRLQLERQDSGLFPSVREYRKLYGLDVEKLSEMKESAIIMHPGPINRSVEIASEVADCSRNVILDQVTNGVAARMAALSLLGG